A part of Leptospira neocaledonica genomic DNA contains:
- a CDS encoding endonuclease/exonuclease/phosphatase family protein, giving the protein MKLFKRILLVLLSVFALLLLLIYFSTFHPSDLESVQVKCEEGAPSLESSGPIKVLSWNIQYFAGRNRVFWYDVPDETGPDTGPSREEIESTLKKVASVILERNPDFVLFQEVDDGAKKTYSENQSERILPLLSDRYPCQTEAFYWKAGFVPHPKVMGSVGMKLTIFSKYKILSASRHQLPTPPADPITRQLQLKRAILEASVEVKDKKPLVLLNTHLDAFSMGTDTMQRQVAFIENVLDQLDSEKSEWVLAGDFNLLPPGFSRKQLHPNGAYYYSDDEEIFPLFKKWNSTATLEELNGPNREKFYTHVPNDPQIAKPDRTIDYMFYSKGLTKKEYIVLKQGEALESSDHLPLEGTFSMESR; this is encoded by the coding sequence TTGAAATTATTCAAAAGAATCCTTCTGGTTTTACTAAGTGTTTTTGCTTTATTACTTCTGTTAATTTATTTTTCAACATTCCATCCATCCGACTTGGAATCGGTACAAGTAAAATGTGAAGAAGGTGCTCCAAGCCTAGAATCATCAGGACCGATCAAGGTATTGTCTTGGAACATACAGTATTTCGCGGGAAGGAACAGAGTATTTTGGTATGATGTTCCGGATGAAACAGGGCCCGACACCGGACCTTCCAGAGAAGAGATAGAATCCACTCTCAAAAAAGTAGCGAGTGTGATCTTAGAAAGAAATCCTGATTTTGTTCTATTCCAAGAAGTAGACGACGGAGCCAAAAAAACATACTCTGAAAATCAATCGGAAAGAATTCTACCTTTGCTCTCAGATCGATATCCTTGCCAAACAGAAGCGTTTTATTGGAAGGCTGGTTTTGTCCCTCATCCAAAGGTAATGGGTTCTGTCGGAATGAAGCTAACTATATTCAGTAAATATAAAATTCTTTCCGCTTCTCGTCATCAACTTCCTACTCCTCCTGCGGATCCTATCACCAGACAATTACAACTAAAACGTGCGATTTTAGAAGCTTCCGTAGAAGTAAAAGATAAAAAACCTTTGGTACTTTTAAATACACATTTGGATGCCTTCTCTATGGGAACGGATACGATGCAAAGGCAAGTGGCTTTTATCGAGAATGTATTGGATCAATTGGATTCTGAAAAATCGGAATGGGTCTTAGCTGGAGATTTTAATCTTCTTCCGCCTGGTTTCTCCAGAAAACAATTACATCCTAACGGAGCTTATTATTATAGCGACGATGAGGAAATTTTTCCCTTATTCAAAAAATGGAATTCGACTGCGACTTTAGAGGAATTGAACGGGCCCAATCGTGAAAAATTTTACACTCATGTTCCTAACGATCCTCAGATCGCCAAACCTGATCGGACTATTGATTATATGTTCTATTCAAAGGGCTTAACTAAGAAAGAATATATAGTATTAAAACAAGGTGAGGCCCTAGAATCCAGCGATCATCTTCCTTTAGAGGGAACCTTCTCCATGGAATCTCGTTAA
- a CDS encoding VOC family protein — MRPFKILGVQQIAVGGESKEKLKKFWVDTLGLQNIGSFRSEKENVDEDILQMGKGPYAVEVDIMEPVDPNKSPRVNDPKLNHIGLWVDDIHKAVEWLTAQGVRFTPGGIRKGAGGHEVTFIHPKGNEEFPLSAEGVLVELVQAPKEVIEALG; from the coding sequence ATGAGACCGTTTAAAATTCTGGGAGTACAGCAGATCGCAGTCGGCGGAGAAAGTAAGGAGAAGCTCAAAAAGTTTTGGGTGGACACTCTCGGATTGCAAAACATCGGTTCTTTTAGAAGTGAAAAAGAGAACGTAGATGAGGATATCCTACAGATGGGCAAAGGACCTTACGCTGTAGAAGTGGATATCATGGAACCTGTGGATCCAAATAAGAGTCCGCGAGTGAATGATCCTAAATTGAATCATATCGGACTTTGGGTAGATGATATTCATAAGGCAGTGGAATGGTTGACTGCACAAGGAGTTCGTTTTACGCCAGGCGGCATCCGCAAAGGAGCGGGAGGTCATGAAGTGACTTTTATCCATCCTAAAGGAAATGAAGAGTTTCCACTTTCTGCAGAAGGAGTGCTTGTGGAATTAGTCCAGGCTCCTAAAGAAGTGATCGAAGCCTTAGGTTAA
- a CDS encoding adenylate/guanylate cyclase domain-containing protein translates to MEKNETSNSKEQNTFFEQEFKLLSDAQSFLEDSNTKEDPKQKLKTIVGSYESLLKQSSKIMKIGDSTQHRLLKTQEALTDSNIMLEAAYMDLKLVTEIGRIITSSLEPKIIIQSVYENTKSIVPMDVLAFGIYDEEKKEIKYKFCVIDGRYVPAPSVDSLEEDNPSSYCVKQQKELITLDIEKDFPNYLSDIRKHFGENSQSALYFPLKVEERLIGILTVHSYSKNAFQPNQLNILRTLANYVAIGVDNADAYRTLSKRNKELKDSLEKIEVLNKSIEEERQKSENLLLNILPRSIADRLKGGEGVIADYFPSSTVLFADIVGFSKLTTKIQTPTRLVEILNRIFTEFDVIADKYKLEKIKTIGDCYMLAGGIPVPTEDHAHKAAQAALDMLHRLDELKPELEFEFNVRIGLHTGEVVAGVIGKNKFVYDLWGDSVNTASRMESHGATGRIHVSESVYLALKDKYNFEDRNVIEVKGKGPMHTYFLQGVK, encoded by the coding sequence GTGGAAAAGAACGAAACTTCGAATTCAAAAGAGCAGAATACTTTTTTCGAGCAGGAATTTAAACTTCTCTCGGACGCTCAGTCTTTTTTAGAAGATTCAAATACCAAAGAGGATCCTAAACAAAAATTAAAAACGATTGTTGGATCCTACGAGTCCCTTCTCAAACAATCTTCCAAGATCATGAAGATCGGGGATTCCACTCAGCATAGACTTCTCAAAACCCAGGAAGCATTAACCGATTCTAATATAATGTTAGAGGCCGCTTATATGGACCTCAAACTTGTAACGGAAATCGGAAGGATCATCACTTCTTCCCTCGAGCCTAAAATTATCATACAATCCGTTTATGAGAATACTAAATCCATCGTCCCCATGGATGTTCTCGCTTTCGGTATTTATGACGAAGAAAAAAAAGAGATTAAATATAAGTTTTGCGTAATAGACGGAAGATATGTGCCGGCACCTTCGGTAGATTCCCTTGAAGAGGACAACCCTTCTTCCTATTGCGTAAAACAACAAAAAGAACTAATCACTCTGGATATCGAAAAAGATTTTCCGAATTATCTATCGGATATCAGAAAACATTTCGGAGAGAACTCTCAATCCGCATTATACTTCCCGCTTAAGGTAGAAGAGCGTCTGATCGGAATACTTACCGTTCACAGTTATTCTAAAAATGCATTCCAACCGAACCAGCTGAATATTCTCAGGACTTTGGCAAACTATGTAGCAATCGGCGTGGATAACGCAGACGCATACAGGACTCTTTCCAAAAGAAACAAAGAATTAAAAGATTCTTTGGAAAAGATCGAAGTTCTAAACAAGAGTATAGAAGAAGAAAGACAGAAATCCGAAAACTTACTTTTAAATATTCTACCCAGAAGTATTGCGGATCGTTTAAAAGGAGGAGAAGGTGTTATCGCAGATTATTTCCCTTCTTCTACCGTACTTTTTGCTGATATAGTCGGATTTTCCAAACTCACTACTAAGATCCAAACTCCTACAAGACTTGTAGAGATCCTAAATCGTATTTTTACCGAATTTGATGTGATCGCCGACAAATATAAATTAGAAAAAATTAAAACAATAGGCGATTGTTATATGCTCGCGGGTGGTATTCCGGTTCCTACGGAAGACCACGCACATAAGGCGGCCCAAGCTGCTCTGGATATGTTACATCGCCTGGATGAATTAAAACCTGAACTTGAATTCGAATTTAATGTTCGTATCGGTCTTCATACCGGAGAAGTGGTAGCTGGAGTGATCGGAAAAAACAAATTCGTGTATGATCTCTGGGGCGATTCGGTCAACACCGCTTCGAGGATGGAATCCCATGGGGCCACAGGAAGAATCCATGTTTCCGAGTCCGTATACCTTGCTCTAAAAGATAAATATAATTTCGAAGATAGGAATGTGATCGAGGTAAAAGGAAAAGGCCCGATGCACACTTACTTCTTACAAGGCGTTAAATAA
- a CDS encoding DUF1987 domain-containing protein, with product MESLHIQQTKTSPEIILESDKGLAEIIGESYPENAMAFYKPVFDWLAAIQTASKQIQFRFQMDYFNTSSSKVIMDILDNLQKYHDKGGKVEVEWLYKEDDEDMQETGEEFSSDLSLPFKMKSYK from the coding sequence ATGGAATCCTTACATATACAACAGACTAAAACTTCACCGGAAATCATCTTAGAATCGGACAAGGGGCTCGCGGAAATCATCGGAGAATCTTATCCGGAAAACGCAATGGCGTTTTACAAACCGGTCTTCGATTGGTTAGCTGCAATCCAGACTGCAAGCAAACAAATCCAGTTCCGTTTTCAAATGGATTATTTTAATACCAGCTCTTCCAAAGTGATCATGGATATTTTGGACAATCTCCAGAAATATCATGACAAAGGCGGAAAGGTAGAAGTCGAGTGGCTTTATAAAGAAGACGACGAAGACATGCAGGAAACAGGAGAGGAATTCTCTTCCGATTTGTCCCTGCCTTTCAAAATGAAATCTTATAAATAA
- a CDS encoding SiaB family protein kinase, with the protein MMENEVVNLFKTYQETSEYNLLVSFKGRLSQEVLTELGSMIRTSLSTESKIKKIFAVFIELAQNMLHYSAERKINEEQKDAGVGILIVRENSVGYHVASGNLVLNEKIEFLTERIQKINSMSKDELKSFYQQQLRSERPEDSKGAGVGLIDIARKSDGPLVFRFDKLDGKLSFFTISAFFTKEN; encoded by the coding sequence ATGATGGAAAATGAAGTCGTAAATCTATTTAAGACTTATCAGGAAACCAGCGAATACAATCTGCTTGTATCCTTTAAGGGCAGACTATCCCAAGAAGTTCTGACCGAATTGGGATCTATGATCCGGACCTCTTTGAGTACGGAATCTAAAATTAAGAAAATTTTCGCGGTATTTATTGAACTAGCGCAAAATATGCTGCACTACTCTGCCGAGCGAAAAATTAACGAAGAGCAGAAAGATGCAGGCGTAGGGATCCTCATAGTTAGGGAAAATTCGGTTGGCTACCATGTTGCTTCGGGAAATTTGGTACTAAACGAGAAGATCGAATTTTTGACCGAAAGGATCCAAAAAATCAACTCCATGAGTAAGGACGAATTAAAGTCCTTCTACCAACAGCAACTTAGATCGGAGAGGCCGGAAGATAGCAAAGGAGCAGGTGTGGGATTAATCGATATTGCCAGGAAGTCAGACGGACCTCTGGTGTTTCGTTTCGATAAATTGGATGGCAAACTATCCTTTTTTACAATCTCCGCATTCTTTACGAAGGAAAACTAA
- a CDS encoding protein kinase domain-containing protein — MIVTGFELKERLNAESASEVYKAVRKEDSKSVIIKFLPVLDELHPSVVNLRNEFEILNLLSSGYFVKPIKFEKLQDGFALFMDFVPGGSLKDFISKKPMTLSDFFPISIQLAERLSEIHSKKIIHKDLKPENIIFNKDEKQIRIIDFGISTKLNKEETSWSAPNILEGSIHYVSPEQTGRMNRSVDYRSDFYSLGITYYEMLLGKLPFDGDDLLQLVHAHLAKIPTSPKEARSEIPTVLSEIIMKLLAKNAEDRYQTARGLQGDLEKAYALWKEKTDFPSFPLAQTDFSTEFKIPQKLYGRDEYIKTLLEEFKSVATNGRSRMVLIGGYSGVGKSSLVKEINKPLTESKGYFISGKFDQYNRNLPFSAIIQVFSSLVELILTESPERIEAWKSKIKKAVGANGKVVTDVIPELEIIIGKQDLVPELGPQENANRFYIVFQNFIKVFASPEHPLAIFLDDMQWADTASLELLKNLMEDVTVNYLFIILAYRDNEVDSSHPFQVLLDTLEKEGLDPYKIVLQPLALKDVRQLLSDSLYISDEKTVELAEIIHSKTGGNPFFIGELLKQLAKEDSVYFDQGSGKPGEGIWKWDIAKIRNTKISDNVVELLVNRIRKLSPKIQETMELAACIGSSFDLALLTRILETDYKTALGSLQETIAEELIVPIGENYRLAESFEETEANKEKNYQTAKTVTFRFQHDRVQQAAYEIIEEEKKKKIRLQLGRFLIEGADSKQIEDNIFDIANHMNIGSGLITESAEKLKLAQLDLIAGKKAKNSTAYKPALSYIAKARELLFLLPEASQGDDALWNAKYELCYSIFRELGETQYLTGNFEDSQKTIDTLLKYARSPIEKADACNLLIIQYSALGKFDLALPMIIKALQPLGVDIPEKDHEKVTGEEIEIVNKALEEKTVDSLLDLPLIQKQEQIMAVNLLISAIPTVYNFALSLFPIVSLKMVNLFLKYGNLSDPYGYSMYAILLTSGFQQYRRGYEFAELAIKVSEKYKNPSGITKAANILANYTTPFVRHLKYSEEINHRGIQASLESGEFLHGGYCAMNDAVNVVLQSKNLELVKPKIDGLLKFTRKVKNNLAIDTVLASALVVSNLRGKTSSHLEFSIEDMSENDYIELCNSHQSPFPVCLFKIMKARTLLSYGEAESALKELEESESMLGFISGQIAVEEHGYLYSLAMAANYKLSTQEQKAKFLERIKKNQEKLKLLSENAPENFEHKYLLVEAELARLEYKNWKAAKTYEQAVQLAGKNEYYNDEALAAELASKFWFSKGSAKIGSQYIAEAYQKYGRWGAIKKQELLKAKFPEFIREKGRDTFRTTRTIGTLSTRTASATEVYSGQTLDFQSILKSSTAISGEIKLESLLDTLMQISIENVGAEKGVMILRRDGKLFVEAEGSTTDDEIRVLQGIPIQESKNIPISVIYYVERTKEDLVLRNAFADEKFNKDPYIRERKTKSVLCSPIIKQGELIGILYLENNLSEAAFTSDRLQTISILSSQAAISIDNALLYANLESKVAERTKELAQANDDLALKNQHITDSITYSLNIQQAILPSSEVLGNALSDYFVVFRPKDIVSGDFYWFSKQEDTIYIASVDCTGHGVPGALMSMIGNTLLNQIVNEIGITDPGSILEHLHKKVRQALKQDMDQTNSRDGMDLCLLKIEGNNLYFAGAKRPIFIGKGGVLTEIKGDRFSIGGRQKEETRKFTTHSIPLEKGIRTSVYLTTDGFMDQPNPDRQKIGTKGLLNFLSGIEHLSCEEQKERLESFLLAHQAGEAQRDDITLVGVILGGR, encoded by the coding sequence ATGATCGTAACAGGGTTCGAACTAAAAGAAAGACTAAATGCCGAATCTGCGTCCGAAGTTTATAAAGCTGTTCGTAAAGAGGACAGTAAGTCCGTTATCATCAAATTTCTTCCGGTCTTGGACGAATTACATCCTTCGGTAGTCAATCTTAGGAACGAATTCGAGATCTTAAATTTACTTTCCTCCGGTTATTTTGTTAAACCTATTAAGTTCGAAAAACTCCAAGATGGGTTCGCACTTTTTATGGATTTCGTTCCTGGAGGTTCTTTAAAGGATTTTATCTCCAAAAAGCCGATGACACTCTCGGACTTTTTTCCGATCTCCATCCAGCTCGCAGAAAGACTAAGCGAAATACATTCTAAAAAAATCATACACAAAGACTTAAAACCAGAAAACATTATATTCAATAAGGACGAAAAACAGATCCGAATCATAGACTTCGGGATTTCCACCAAATTGAATAAAGAAGAAACTTCCTGGTCAGCACCGAATATTTTAGAAGGTTCCATCCATTACGTTTCTCCTGAGCAAACCGGAAGAATGAATCGTTCCGTGGATTACAGAAGTGATTTTTATTCTCTTGGAATCACTTACTATGAGATGCTTTTAGGAAAACTTCCGTTCGATGGGGACGACCTTTTACAATTAGTACATGCTCATTTAGCTAAGATCCCCACTTCTCCGAAAGAAGCAAGATCGGAGATTCCTACAGTTCTTTCAGAAATCATAATGAAACTTCTGGCAAAAAACGCAGAGGACAGATACCAGACAGCAAGAGGACTTCAAGGAGACTTAGAAAAGGCATACGCCCTCTGGAAAGAAAAGACGGACTTCCCTTCTTTCCCTCTGGCCCAAACGGATTTTTCCACAGAATTCAAAATCCCTCAAAAACTTTACGGAAGGGACGAGTATATCAAAACACTTTTGGAAGAATTCAAATCCGTAGCTACAAACGGAAGATCCAGAATGGTTTTGATCGGAGGTTATTCCGGTGTGGGAAAATCCTCACTTGTGAAGGAGATCAATAAACCTCTTACCGAATCTAAAGGTTATTTTATCTCAGGAAAGTTCGACCAATACAATCGAAACCTACCCTTCTCCGCTATTATCCAAGTATTTTCCAGTTTGGTGGAATTGATCCTAACCGAATCTCCGGAAAGAATCGAGGCTTGGAAGAGTAAGATCAAAAAGGCTGTTGGTGCCAACGGAAAAGTGGTCACAGACGTGATCCCTGAATTAGAGATCATTATAGGCAAACAGGATCTTGTTCCGGAACTCGGCCCACAAGAGAATGCAAACCGTTTTTATATAGTATTCCAAAACTTCATCAAGGTTTTTGCGAGCCCTGAACATCCCCTTGCGATCTTCCTGGATGATATGCAATGGGCCGATACTGCGTCCTTAGAACTTCTCAAAAACCTGATGGAAGACGTAACCGTAAATTACCTTTTCATCATATTGGCTTACAGAGACAACGAAGTAGATTCTTCCCACCCATTCCAAGTATTATTGGATACATTGGAAAAAGAAGGACTGGATCCTTATAAGATCGTTCTCCAACCCCTGGCATTAAAAGACGTAAGACAATTATTATCCGACAGCCTTTATATTTCGGATGAGAAAACCGTAGAACTGGCGGAGATCATTCATTCCAAAACCGGCGGAAACCCATTCTTTATAGGGGAACTTCTAAAACAACTCGCGAAAGAGGACTCCGTCTATTTTGATCAGGGCTCCGGAAAACCGGGAGAAGGTATCTGGAAATGGGATATCGCTAAAATCCGAAACACTAAGATTTCGGATAACGTAGTTGAACTTTTAGTAAATAGGATCCGAAAACTTTCTCCTAAGATCCAAGAAACCATGGAATTGGCTGCATGTATCGGAAGTAGTTTCGATTTAGCACTTTTGACCCGTATCTTAGAAACCGATTACAAAACAGCACTCGGCTCTTTGCAGGAGACCATCGCAGAAGAATTGATTGTTCCAATCGGAGAAAACTATCGACTTGCAGAATCTTTCGAAGAGACGGAAGCGAATAAGGAAAAAAATTACCAGACTGCAAAAACAGTAACCTTCCGATTCCAGCACGATAGAGTCCAACAGGCTGCTTACGAAATCATAGAAGAAGAGAAAAAAAAGAAGATCCGTTTACAACTGGGAAGATTCCTGATAGAAGGAGCGGATTCCAAGCAAATCGAAGACAATATTTTCGATATTGCAAATCATATGAACATCGGCTCCGGTCTCATCACGGAATCTGCAGAAAAACTAAAACTAGCTCAACTAGATCTGATCGCAGGGAAGAAGGCCAAAAATTCCACAGCATACAAACCCGCACTCTCTTATATCGCAAAGGCTAGAGAATTACTCTTTCTTCTTCCGGAGGCTTCCCAAGGAGATGATGCTCTTTGGAACGCAAAATACGAACTTTGTTATTCTATCTTTAGAGAGTTAGGCGAAACACAGTATCTTACCGGAAACTTTGAGGATTCTCAGAAGACAATAGATACACTTTTAAAATATGCAAGATCTCCGATTGAAAAAGCAGATGCTTGTAATCTGCTTATCATTCAATATTCCGCTCTTGGAAAATTCGACCTCGCTCTTCCTATGATCATTAAGGCGTTACAACCTTTGGGTGTGGATATTCCTGAAAAAGATCATGAAAAAGTAACCGGAGAAGAGATAGAGATCGTAAACAAGGCCCTCGAAGAAAAAACTGTAGACTCCTTGTTGGACCTCCCACTGATCCAAAAGCAGGAACAAATCATGGCGGTAAATCTTTTGATCAGCGCCATTCCAACCGTTTACAATTTTGCATTGTCCTTATTCCCGATCGTTTCCTTGAAGATGGTAAACCTATTCTTGAAGTATGGAAACCTTTCCGATCCGTATGGATATTCTATGTATGCAATCCTTCTCACTTCAGGATTCCAACAATATAGAAGAGGTTACGAATTCGCAGAACTTGCAATTAAGGTGAGTGAAAAATACAAAAATCCGAGCGGGATCACTAAGGCTGCGAATATTCTCGCAAACTATACCACTCCTTTCGTAAGGCATTTAAAATATTCGGAAGAGATCAATCATAGAGGAATCCAGGCCAGTTTAGAATCAGGGGAATTCCTACATGGCGGTTACTGCGCAATGAACGACGCAGTGAATGTGGTCCTTCAATCTAAAAATTTAGAATTAGTAAAACCTAAAATAGATGGTCTTCTCAAATTCACTCGTAAGGTAAAAAACAATTTAGCAATCGATACTGTTCTCGCTTCAGCGCTGGTAGTTTCTAACCTAAGAGGAAAAACTTCTTCTCATCTGGAATTCTCCATCGAAGATATGAGTGAGAATGATTACATCGAGTTATGTAATTCTCACCAAAGTCCTTTTCCCGTTTGTCTGTTCAAAATTATGAAGGCAAGAACACTTCTCAGCTATGGAGAAGCGGAAAGTGCATTAAAAGAATTAGAAGAATCCGAAAGTATGCTCGGATTCATTTCCGGCCAAATAGCTGTCGAAGAACATGGATATCTATATTCTCTCGCGATGGCTGCAAATTACAAACTTTCTACCCAAGAACAAAAAGCAAAATTCTTAGAGAGAATCAAGAAGAACCAAGAAAAACTTAAACTTCTTTCCGAAAATGCTCCGGAAAATTTTGAACATAAATATCTTCTGGTAGAAGCCGAACTTGCAAGACTAGAATATAAAAACTGGAAAGCGGCCAAAACATATGAGCAAGCCGTACAACTTGCAGGCAAAAACGAATATTATAACGACGAGGCCTTAGCAGCGGAACTCGCATCCAAATTCTGGTTCTCCAAAGGAAGCGCTAAGATCGGATCCCAGTATATCGCAGAAGCTTATCAAAAATACGGAAGATGGGGAGCGATTAAAAAGCAGGAACTTCTCAAAGCCAAATTCCCGGAATTCATTCGAGAAAAAGGAAGGGATACTTTCCGCACTACCCGCACGATCGGAACCTTAAGCACAAGGACTGCTTCCGCAACGGAAGTATATTCAGGTCAAACCCTGGACTTCCAGTCCATTCTAAAAAGTTCCACCGCAATCTCAGGAGAAATCAAACTAGAGTCCTTATTGGATACTTTAATGCAAATCTCCATTGAGAACGTAGGTGCAGAAAAAGGTGTTATGATCCTAAGAAGGGACGGAAAACTTTTCGTAGAAGCGGAAGGCAGTACGACCGACGACGAGATCCGAGTGCTCCAGGGAATTCCGATCCAAGAAAGTAAAAATATACCGATCAGCGTTATCTACTATGTGGAGAGAACCAAAGAAGATCTGGTGCTCAGGAACGCCTTCGCAGATGAGAAGTTCAATAAGGATCCGTATATTAGAGAAAGGAAAACAAAATCCGTTCTATGTTCTCCAATCATTAAACAGGGGGAATTGATCGGTATATTATATTTAGAGAATAATCTTTCCGAGGCGGCATTCACATCGGACAGGTTACAAACTATTTCAATTCTATCTTCCCAGGCTGCTATTTCCATCGATAACGCATTACTTTACGCGAATTTGGAAAGCAAAGTCGCAGAAAGAACCAAAGAATTAGCTCAGGCCAACGACGATCTGGCATTAAAGAATCAGCATATTACGGATAGTATTACATATTCTTTGAATATCCAGCAGGCGATTTTACCTTCTTCCGAAGTATTAGGAAATGCGCTTTCCGATTATTTTGTGGTATTCCGTCCGAAAGATATAGTATCCGGTGATTTTTACTGGTTTTCAAAACAGGAAGATACAATATATATCGCATCCGTCGATTGTACCGGTCACGGAGTTCCGGGAGCACTTATGTCCATGATTGGAAATACTTTGCTCAATCAGATCGTAAACGAAATTGGTATTACCGATCCAGGTTCTATTTTAGAACATTTGCATAAAAAAGTCAGGCAGGCACTCAAACAGGATATGGACCAAACGAATTCCAGAGACGGAATGGATCTTTGTCTATTAAAGATTGAAGGAAACAATTTATACTTTGCGGGAGCAAAAAGGCCTATTTTTATTGGAAAAGGCGGAGTCTTGACCGAAATTAAAGGTGATAGATTCTCGATCGGCGGAAGGCAAAAAGAAGAAACGCGAAAATTTACTACACACTCCATTCCCTTGGAAAAAGGAATACGTACGAGTGTTTACTTAACCACGGACGGCTTTATGGACCAGCCAAATCCGGACCGACAAAAAATTGGTACCAAAGGGTTACTAAACTTCCTAAGCGGGATAGAACATCTTTCCTGCGAAGAACAAAAAGAGCGTTTAGAATCCTTCCTGTTAGCCCACCAAGCTGGAGAGGCTCAACGGGACGACATAACACTAGTCGGTGTAATATTGGGGGGAAGATAA
- a CDS encoding ketoacyl-ACP synthase III, whose protein sequence is MANSKNLVSNGVAITGIGHYLPERIVTNDEIRPRLKYPEMHPAEKAVIGNIGVTERRRANEKETAQFMAAETSRMILKDAGKKAEDVDLFILANWTDRLYLPDLAPQASKLAGTSNSLAFDICTACTGFVHGVQMASAFLSSGKFKSALVIGSERFSVRTRMSGYGEFTAGDAAAGVLLEYTGNKEVGIIDSFLKDNGDLSNIIETGPGPNFYVKSYPELVTNAADLTLSSMDDLLKKNDVALEDIDWVIPHPGTDVVVQDVLKRTKFPKEKILLNFERVGNTSAASIPIALSEYYYKGIVKKGDLILSPAVGAGFYWGGLLYRL, encoded by the coding sequence ATGGCGAATTCTAAAAATCTCGTTTCAAACGGGGTGGCGATAACCGGGATTGGGCATTATCTCCCCGAAAGAATCGTCACGAACGATGAAATTCGGCCTAGATTAAAATATCCTGAAATGCATCCTGCCGAAAAAGCAGTCATCGGCAATATAGGTGTAACGGAAAGAAGAAGGGCAAACGAAAAAGAAACCGCTCAGTTCATGGCTGCTGAAACCTCCAGAATGATCCTGAAAGACGCAGGAAAAAAGGCGGAGGATGTAGACTTATTCATCCTGGCAAATTGGACGGACAGACTTTATCTCCCGGATTTAGCCCCCCAAGCTTCCAAACTTGCGGGAACTTCCAACTCATTAGCATTCGATATTTGTACTGCTTGTACCGGTTTTGTTCACGGAGTGCAGATGGCATCCGCTTTCTTAAGCAGCGGTAAATTTAAGAGCGCACTTGTAATCGGTAGCGAAAGATTTTCTGTCAGAACAAGAATGAGCGGCTATGGAGAATTTACTGCAGGCGATGCAGCAGCGGGAGTTCTCTTAGAATACACCGGAAACAAAGAAGTCGGTATTATAGATTCCTTCTTAAAGGATAATGGAGATCTTTCCAATATCATCGAGACCGGACCCGGGCCGAATTTTTACGTAAAAAGTTATCCCGAACTTGTGACCAACGCCGCGGATCTCACACTTTCTTCTATGGATGATCTATTAAAAAAGAATGATGTAGCGTTAGAAGACATAGATTGGGTAATCCCTCATCCAGGAACAGACGTAGTGGTGCAGGATGTTCTCAAAAGGACAAAATTCCCTAAGGAAAAAATACTTTTGAATTTCGAAAGGGTAGGAAACACTTCTGCAGCATCCATACCAATCGCATTATCCGAATATTATTATAAAGGAATCGTCAAAAAAGGCGATTTAATCCTTTCTCCTGCGGTAGGAGCCGGATTTTATTGGGGCGGACTTTTGTATCGCCTCTGA